One Peromyscus leucopus breed LL Stock chromosome 6, UCI_PerLeu_2.1, whole genome shotgun sequence genomic region harbors:
- the P2ry1 gene encoding P2Y purinoceptor 1, protein MTEVPWPAVPNGTDTAFLTGLGSPWGNSTVASTAAVASSFRCALTKTGFQFYYLPAVYILVFIIGFLGNSVAIWMFVFHMKPWSGISVYMFNLALADFLYVLTLPALIFYYFNKTDWIFGDAMCKLQRFIFHVNLYGSILFLTCISAHRYSGVVYPLKSLGRLKKKNAIYVSVLVWLIVVVAISPILFYSGTGIRKNKTVTCYDTTSDEYLRSYFIYSMCTTVAMFCIPLVLILGCYGLIVRALIYKDLDNSPLRRKSIYLVIIVLTVFAVSYIPFHVMKTMNLRARLDFQTPEMCAFNDRVYATYQVTRGLASLNSCVDPILYFLAGDTFRRRLSRATRKASRRSEANLQSKSEEMTLNILSEFKQNGDTSL, encoded by the coding sequence ATGACCGAGGTCCCTTGGCCGGCTGTCCCCAACGGGACGGACACAGCCTTCCTGACTGGCCTGGGCTCGCCTTGGGGAAACAGTACGGTAGCCTCCACAGCAGCAGTCGCCTCTTCATTCAGATGTGCCCTGACCAAGACCGGCTTCCAGTTCTACTATCTGCCGGCAGTCTACATCTTAGTGTTCATCATAGGCTTCCTTGGCAACAGCGTGGCTATCTGGATGTTCGTTTTCCACATGAAGCCTTGGAGCGGCATCTCCGTGTACATGTTCAACTTGGCTCTGGCCGACTTTTTGTACGTGCTCACCCTGCCAGCCCTCATCTTCTACTACTTCAACAAGACTGACTGGATCTTCGGGGATGCTATGTGCAAGCTTCAGAGATTCATCTTCCATGTAAACCTCTACGGCAGCATCTTGTTCCTCACCTGCATCAGCGCACACAGGTACAGCGGTGTGGTGTACCCGCTCAAGTCCCTGGGCAGGCTCAAGAAGAAGAATGCCATTTATGTCAGCGTGCTGGTGTGGCTCATTGTGGTGGTGGCCATCTCCCCCATTCTCTTCTACTCTGGCACTGGGATTCGGAAAAACAAAACTGTTACCTGCTATGACACCACCTCCGATGAGTACCTGCGAAGTTATTTCATCTACAGTATGTGCACAACAGTGGCCATGTTCTGCATCCCCTTGGTGCTGATCTTGGGCTGTTATGGATTAATTGTTAGAGCTTTGATTTACAAAGACCTGGACAACTCTCCTCTCAGAAGGAAGTCCATTTACCTGGTAATAATTGTCCTGACGGTGTTTGCTGTATCTTATATCCCTTTCCATGTGATGAAAACGATGAATTTGCGGGCGCGGTTGGATTTCCAGACCCCAGAAATGTGTGCTTTCAATGACAGGGTCTATGCCACTTACCAGGTGACAAGAGGTCTAGCAAGTCTCAACAGCTGTGTGGACCCCATTCTTTATTTCTTGGCGGGAGATACATTCAGAAGGAGATTGTCCCGAGCCACCAGGAAAGCTTCCAGGAGGAGTGAGGCCAATTTACAATCCAAGAGTGAGGAAATGACTCTCAATATTTTATCTGAGTTCAAGCAGAATGGAGACACAAGCTTGTGA